A single genomic interval of Terriglobus albidus harbors:
- a CDS encoding tyrosine-protein phosphatase: MRAFPLLYHCSAGKDRTGVFSALLLLTLGVPEKTVLEDYALTNKYLLENPNDQTMQKLSNTPGNSQLAHLTKEQRAILMAADPVQ, encoded by the coding sequence ATGAGAGCCTTCCCCCTGCTCTATCACTGCTCCGCCGGTAAAGACCGCACTGGCGTTTTCAGCGCACTCCTGTTGCTAACGTTAGGTGTCCCGGAGAAGACCGTGCTTGAGGACTACGCGCTCACCAACAAGTATCTCCTCGAAAACCCGAACGACCAGACGATGCAGAAGCTCTCTAATACACCCGGGAACAGCCAGCTTGCACATCTGACGAAAGAACAACGCGCGATCCTGATGGCCGCCGACCCCGTGCAGTAA